Proteins from a single region of Ziziphus jujuba cultivar Dongzao chromosome 1, ASM3175591v1:
- the LOC107408811 gene encoding uncharacterized protein At2g39795, mitochondrial, which yields MARLVRCLRETLISPFSPSCSVCRVQPFMESAVEKPLSFVNPKLSSPHFTRTYISEMRKSAFDGNILRLLRNEIQYELDRAPPYQPVTKFNSFTVDERPGEQWISLKRKYGENEDIKLEATMFDGAITGPNSAGGVGDHVLHITMIVNISKKEGGNVLEIMCSVWPDSIEIDKLYVKKRDNMPPQPYAGPEFKELDDELQDSLYEFLEARGITDELASFLHECMKNKDKTEFIKWMGTVKSFIEKK from the exons ATGGCACGCTTAGTCCGGTGTTTGAGAGAAACCCTAATTTCACCATTTTCACCTTCTTGCTCAGTTTGCAGAGTCCAACCCTTTATGGAATCTGCTGTGGAAAAGCCCCTCTCCTTTGTAAATCCTAAACTCTCATCCCCTCATTTCACCAGAACTTACATCTCCGAAATGCGCAAATCCGCCTTCGACGGTAACATTCTTAGACTCCTTCGCAACGAAATCCAGTACGAACTCGACCGCGCTCCTCCCTACCAG CCAGttacaaaatttaattcatttaCAGTTGATGAACGGCCTGGAGAGCAATGGATTAGCTTGAAAAGAAAATATGGAGAGAATGAGGACATAAAACTCGAAGCCACCATGTTTGATGGAGCTATTACTGGACCAAACTCTGCTGGTGGTGTTGGAGATCATGTCCTTCACATCACCATGATTGTCAATATCTCCAAGAAAGAAGGTGGTAATGTCTTGGAGATCATGTGCTCAGTTTGGCCAGATAGTATAGAGATTGACAAGCTTTACGTTAAAAAACGTGATAACATGCCACCTCAGCCATATGCGGGTCCTGAATTCAA GGAGTTGGATGATGAATTGCAAGATTCACTTTATGAATTCTTGGAAGCCAGGGGCATAACGGATGAACTAGCTTCTTTCTTGCATGAATGCATGAAGAACAAAGATAAAACCGAGTTTATTAAATGGATGGGAACTGTAAAATCTTTCATTGAAAAGAAGTAA
- the LOC107408857 gene encoding zinc finger protein 1, translated as MKIQLPEPCPSESSSIISVSEALQPSSIQVSMDIQKQRNQPEEEEVEEQQEQDGDGDEEEKVKKAEEGDHEDHNKHQEESKNSHLVLDLSLSNEDSKPELNLIDSFESNSSRNSSDTDTHPHQGNETEPRVFSCNYCQRKFYSSQALGGHQNAHKRERTLAKRGHKIGIASTAFGFPTSLPHRYSSIASLPLHGSFNKSLGIQVHSMIHKPAYQPNTNTVATSHLYGRNGWLRFPIDQQPAIGRHVLENLHVGTALGSSSSSTGGAARFETARKFSQATEGTGGGFCWNSVGFSKTKQDELQKLDLSLKL; from the coding sequence ATGAAGATCCAATTACCAGAGCCGTGTCCCTCTGAAAGTTCAAGCATCATCTCAGTTTCAGAGGCTCTGCAACCATCAAGCATACAAGTCTCAATGGATATCCAAAAGCAGAGGAATCAACcagaggaagaagaagtagaagaacAACAAGAACAAGATGGAgatggagatgaagaagaaaaggttAAGAAGGCCGAGGAAGGTGATCATGAAGATCACAATAAACACCAAGAAGAAAGCAAAAATTCTCATCTTGTGTTGGATCTAAGCCTCTCCAATGAAGATTCGAAGCCAGAACTCAATCTCATAGACTCCTTCGAATCGAATTCATCGAGGAATTCTTCTGACACCGATACTCATCCTCATCAAGGTAATGAAACTGAGCCGAGAGTTTTCTCATGCAACTATTGCCAGAGGAAGTTTTACAGCTCACAGGCACTTGGAGGCCACCAAAATGCTCATAAGCGAGAGAGAACACTAGCAAAGAGAGGACATAAGATTGGTATTGCCTCAACGGCTTTTGGGTTTCCAACTTCTCTACCCCATAGATACTCCAGCATAGCTTCTCTGCCACTGCATGGCTCCTTCAATAAGTCTCTTGGTATTCAAGTGCATtccatgattcataagcctgcTTACCAACCAAACACAAACACAGTTGCTACTTCTCATCTTTATGGTCGAAACGGATGGCTCAGATTCCCTATTGATCAGCAACCTGCAATTGGACGGCATGTTTTGGAGAATCTTCATGTGGGAACGGCCTTAGGATCTTCCTCGTCGTCCACTGGTGGAGCTGCGAGATTCGAAACCGCTCGGAAGTTTTCACAGGCGACTGAAGGAACTGGAGGAGGGTTCTGTTGGAATAGTGTTGGCTTTTCAAAGACCAAGCAAGATGAATTGCAGAAACTTGACTTGTCCCTCAAGCTTTAA